The genomic DNA TTCGCTGCTCCAATGTACCTATCGCAGGGAGATATTCTTCACCCGAAGGTGCCATTGGCCTAGTTGAGTACTCCCGTTGTCTGTATACGCGCTGAGGGTCCGGCACAGTGTACTCGGGCTGAGTGACGACTCTGCGCGGCGCCGCGTAGATAGGAGAAGTTCGCTGATAGAGCACGTCATCGTCCCGAGGGTCGGGCCCGGGTCGCCTGGACTCGGATCGCATCAGTGCTCTCTCATAGATGATCTCAGGTTCGCCAGGCCGgagcggtggcggcgcgACCGACTGTCGAATAACGCTTGCCGGCTCGTAGTATCGCCGACCGGTGGTAGGATCAACTACGACTCTTGCAGGCGGCGCTTTCGGCGGTCCCATCAAAGGGGATgctctttctctttccctcATAACGGGCGAGCGGGATCTCGCGCGATCTGCCATAGGACGAGCACTCATGCGCGTCACTTCGTAGCCATCGCGATAATACCGCGTAGGCTCCCTACCGTATCGATCGACACTGGCTGCTGGGGAAGTTGCGTATATCTCACTCGGAGTAGTGCGAATGGCGTAAACACCTGGCGACTGTACTCGTCGGACATATTCAGCGCCACTTGCGACGCGCGGTTCCTCCACGTATTCCCTTCCGTACCCATAGTCGCCAGTCGTCACGGCTTGGCTCACCGGTCGTGGGCGATACTCCTGAGGCTCATACGCCAGCACAGCGCCATCCTCTCGATAAGGACGAGAAGATTGACGTTCAGGCTGGGCGTAGCGAGGCTCCTCGTCTGCTTGTCTTCTCTGTCGCTTCTGCGGTCGAATGAAAGACGGTGCGCTTATAGGGGAAGGCGAGCGCGGCTCCGGCTTGATGTAAGACTCTTCTGGCGCTTGCCTGGCTGACCTCTTGTTGTTCGcgttattgttgttgttcttctttttcctgcTCTTCCGTTTCTCCCCATTTCGTCCACCTTGCGGCGAACTATCTGGACTGGAAACGGTATTGGGTTCATTCCGCAATGCTGCCACTTGAGCGGTGGTTCCTTGGGGGATGCTCAGACCCTGGGCATCGACTGCAGAGCCCCCGGCCATTGCCAGAGGCGAGACATGGGAAGGCTGGGGCGCCAAGAGGGATATGTTCGGGGCGCGAACTTGGATCAGAGGCGAAGGTTGGCGGGCAAGCATAGACTCCCTAAGTTGCTGTTGACCTGCTGCGGGAACAGATCTATCAGCACTGCCGTCAAGGTCCATACCACCTGACTCCTCAGATCGACTGGCATTTCCGCTCCCACCTCCTGATGTAGACACTCTGGTGTTGTCACCTCCTTCAGTTCTCTGCGTCGTCCCTACCGACGGGTTTCTAGAGTATTCAAGCGCGGCGTCGATTCTGAAAGGGGCCGATCGTGTATGGGATGGGGTAGAGTTCGAAGCTTGGCCCTGTTGCGGATGAGTAGCAGACGCATGGGGAAGCGAAGGAGGCTGGCCCGCTTGAGCTGTACGGTTTGCTTGGACTTGCGCCTGGCCCTCGAGTGGCTGATTGGCGGCAGACGACATGTATGTCTGGGCTGCAGCATCGGAGTCGTTACCAGCGCGAGGACTGCGGAGCGAGGAATCGGGCGAGTTGTGTTGGGAAGAGTAGTAAGAGTTCTCATCAAAAGAGTCACTTGCAGCTGAAGTGttagcagcagcagcagcagtagccAGTTTGGCAGTGGTAGacgaagaagcagcagcCTGGACCAGAGTCAGAGCCTTGGACAAGACATCGGAGAGGTCGAAGTCGGCGAGAGGCTCCGACTGCGCCCAGGCCTTCATGGAAGCCCGACGTTGATCAACTTCGTCGCGCAGCGCCCGCTCAAGACGTTGCCTCTGAAGCTGGATCTCGGCCTTGATCAAGTCATCAGATTTCTGAAGGAAGATGGGATTGATCTCTGTGTTGCCAACACCCACGAAAGGTCTTGCTGGCAAGTTCGCATTAGCAGGAGGTGGGTTTCCCAGGCCAGGAAGAGACGCGTGTTGTTGCGTGTTGGACGCGAACGTCTGCACAATTCCGGCTTGGTATCCCGGCGCTGCGTTTCCAGTTGCTTCTTTTGCTGGCGTAGAAGGATTTGAAGGTGCTGTTACTGCAGTGGCAGATGCGTTTGGTGCCGGCGGGTTTGGCaccttgatcttgggatgcgACCCAGTAAGGATTGCATCGCGAAACTGCACGATTTTCTCGTACTGctgaagatgatgaagatCATCCTTGGAGATACCCAGCGATGCCCCATTTGCCATTGGCGGTACGGATGCAAGCTGGCCTTGAGCCATAGTGATGGGCACTCTGCGCGAGGAAATCCTCTGCAGCAGAGATTGGCAATCAAACAAGTACGCgcaaaagaagagaaggaaacCCAAGCAGAGAAACAGGAACCCTAAATATAGTAAAGCCTACACTGTTGAATCAACCAGCAATGTTGCAATCCTTGGAAGGGTGGTGTTTCCTGCAGTGCTgtggaaggagaagaaaaggaggTGGAATGGCGAATGTGATGGAGTGAAGAGACAAGGCGGTCGAGGTCTGCCTGCATAGGTCGTTGAACCCACGATTGACTGACTTTCTTACGGCGATATGTTCTTAAAGGGGCGGGACGATGCATCAATGAGACACATGGACCGTGCACACAGCCCTGGCGCCTTCGCTCTCTCTCAGCATTGTTggcctacctaggtattaATCTGCTGGGAACAGCTCCCTGTACTTGATTACCGACCTGGAAGAGCAACATATCTGTCGTGTACGTATCACCTTTTCGGCGTGAGTCAACCACAGGACCCTCTCAGCCAAACTATCGTGCAAAACCTCCCAACAGCCTCGCAAAGTCTCAAGCTGCATTTGTAAGCCAACAACAAGGGCAACTGTCTCCTAAGTCCTAGAAACAGGAGCATTGAAGTGCTGCTGAGTTCCCGTCCAACTGTTTCCGTCTGCTTCATGCCGGCCAGACTCCCACCTCGCATATCCAGAAGCCTCTCCTCGCCCATTCGGCCTCCCGGGTCGTTCTGTTCACACAACACCAAATATTTTACATCTAATCGCGCACCCGAGCCTACCAGGCCTGCTTTGCTGTTGCGTCCTTCCTTTCAGTACCCACCCAGCCGATTATACTCCTCGATATCATCCATGGATCCCATCAAACCCCAGGCGAATGGAGTGTTGACTCCCAAGCCAGTGCTTTTCTTGTGAGTCGACAACTACAAAGCACTATAGTCAGGATCAAATGAGCTGATATTCGTAAAGTGACATTGACAACTGCCTGTACCCCAGAAGTGAGTACTGCGAAGATAAAATCCCAGGCGCTTCGAAGCTAAACTCACTCGGCCAGGCTCAAGGGTCCAAGACCACATGGCACAGCTGATTGACGAGTACTTCGCGAAGCATCTTTCCCTCTCCTGGGAAGACGCGGTCAAGCTGCATAAGGAGTATTACACCAATTACGGGCTCGCTATCGAGGGCCTCGTACGGCACCACCAGATTGACCCTCTGGAGTACAACtccaaggtcgacgacgcgctgcCCCTCGAAGACATTCTAAAGCCCAACCCCAAGCTGCGGCAACTtcttgaggatgtcgacAAGAGCAAGTGCACCATGTGGCTTCTGACCAACGCCTACGTTAACCACGCCAAGCGCGTGTTGAAGCTGCTGGGTATCGAGGACCTGTTCGACGGCCTGACGTTCTGCGACTACGGACAGCAGCCACTGGTCTGCAAACCTGCCAAGGAGATGTACCTGAGAGCCATGCGGGAGGCGGGcgtcgagaagatggaggatTGCTACTTTGTTGGTATGTGGATAGCACGGCCACCGTTTGCCGACCTCTGCCCTGACTGACGTGTTAGACGATTCATATCTGAACTGCCAGAAAGCCCAGGGCTATGGCTGGAACGTGGCACACCTAGTAGAGGAGGATCTGCCAGTGCCACAAACGCCAGCATCCGCGCACCAGATCCGACACCTGAGGGAACTCCGAGACGTCTTCCCTCAATTCTTCAAGTCAAAAAACGTTTAGACTCGCATCACTGACTAGAGACAATGACTGAACGACCATAGATGAACACGACTAGGTGGCAGAGAGCGTAAAGACATTCatgaagaggggggggggggggggggggggggactgaAGACGTAGAACCGTTGATTTTGATGGACTGGGTATCGTTGAATCCATAGATATCATTATACATACCCCCGTTTTCTTTACCCTTTTAACGCCCAAAATACCACCATGTAATCACCCAGTCGCACAAAGCCCTTCTGTACCCATGGTGTTGTTGAATTCACGGCCGGCGAATGCTCCTGATTACCTCGTCGAGCTTTGCCAGGATCTggtccttctccttgatcGCATCCTGCCTCTGCGCCTCGGCAACCTTCAGCTCGTCCTCCAATTCCCGTATATAGCGCTCCTGATCGGCCTCGCTGCTGTCCAAACCCGGAAGGGTGGATATGAGGACTTCGATCTGCTGCTCTTTGATGATTAAGTCGCGCGCCAGTtcggccaggccgtcctTGAATTCATCGGGCGGGAGGGGGTCGACTACGTGTCAGTCTGTCAGCAAATTGTACAGACGAACGCATCGGGATTCGGATGCTATGCGTACCTTCCTTCTGTTCGGGATCTTGCTTGACCTCTCTGATTTTATCATTGGGaccgagaagctcgagatCATGACGTCGATGGACAAAGTGGAAGCTCGCGACGAACTGCTGGGCGAGCTGGAAACGATGTCAGCGATTGCAGATGCCATTtcgggggaggggcaagTGTTGACGTGCCTGGTCCACAGCATCTTGTAGTTGAGTGAGTCTATCACCCATCACGCCAGCTGCGGTGATTTCGTCCGCCTAGCGATTCGTTGGACCGTGGAGTGACAGACAAGGCTGCGatcggtggtggtggtttcGCTGGTCGAAATGTTGGTTACTGTTCGACGATCTGATCCGCCCAGATACCGCAGCACGTCGGGCCACTGTAGTTTGCTGCGACGCACTGTCCAACGACCTCtataggtaggtacgtacTTCAACATGTCTGTCCgtgtaggtaggtacttcAACTcgctaggtacctacctaatcTCAACTTCAACTGATGTTAGTTAGCAACGCGGCTTGCAATTTCGACACTCGTTCAGAATAAACAATGAGATGTAGCGACTGATTATCTTCTTCTACAATCTTAACCTTTACCTTACAAAAGCATGCACGCTTTACGGCGCTCCTTACTCCAGCAATGGCCCCGCTGCTCACAACTCACCTTCCTCCCCTTGGTCCACTCAGATCTCATTTCAACATGGCCACCACTAAGACAGGGTCGGAAAAAACGCCTTGAACTGCTTTACCCTGAGCCTCCAACAACACACCACCACGACCTCGCGTCGTTTCTTTCGTACGCAGAACGCACCGGTCTCGACACGTTTTCGACTGTCTATGTCGGAACCCACTATGAGTACACGGTCTCCTTGACACTCTCCCAGTACGGCATCCAGGCCGTCCGGGTCGGTGGAGCCTCGGACAACGGCATAGACCTCCTCGGCACATGGGGCATTCCCTCTCGGACCAAACCTATCAGAGTAATCCTCCAATGCAAAGGAGGCACTCAGCGTATCGGCCCCTCGCTAGTCCGGGAGCTGGAGGGCTCCTTCATCGGCGCTCCTGTCGGCTGgcgcggcgatggcgtcaTCGCGTTCCTGGTCAGCGAGAAGACCGCGAGCAAGGGGGTTCGGGAGGCTTTGGGACGGAGCCGCTGGCCCATGGGCTTTGTTTCGTGCTCCAGGGACGGTTTCGTGCAGCAAATGCTTTGGAACCAccgggcggaggaggaggggctAAGAGGTCTTGGGGTCACCATGCGCCATGCCGAAACTGGGGACGACAAGTCGCAGATTGTCTTGACGTACAACGGCAAGCGAGTTGGCAGTGTTACCAAGACGGACGTGTCTAGGCTTTGAGCTTTATGCCGGAGAAGGACCATCTATCCACGAGCATTCCAGCAACAATCCCATCAGTCAATTCAAGTGACCCACGCTGCTTCGTGGTCTGATGAATGCTAAAGCCGCGGGCAAATGCACCAGCCTCAAATGAGTAAGTTTCCAGTTATGCGTCTGGAATCTCAGGTTTCCTTCTCCGCTTTCACTCGTTGGGCCAGCGCATTTGTCTACCTTTTTGAACAGCAGATGCAGTTTCATTTTTACGCTCTATACCTGATCATGTTCTCCTGTAATCTAAAAGTCTCCTTCATCACCCTCCGCACTATTGGATCCAAGGAGCAAAGGCCAATCCTTGTTTGTTAGTAGTTGTAGGCAACTGTGGAACTTTTCTGCCTCACGTCTCGGCAAGAGCCTGACCTCCTCCAACTACATTCATAAGGAGTCTGTAAGGCAGTTCAGTATCATCCTTCGAAATCTGTAGCTTTGTCTCCCGGTCCGGCCATTAGATGACCATGTCAAATATAAGGCTTTTTCCTTTCAATTCACTTGATACCCCGAAATCGTTCCATGCCCGAGGCGTAATCAAGCCATGTTCCAGACAGACAGCTGCAGGGAGCAACCTGCATGAACCCAGTTGCGTCCTGATAGCTCAAAGGCAGGTCGGTGCCTGATGGAAAGTCGAGGTTGGCTGTGAAGTATATCGACTAAGGAAATTTCGCAAGCTAATATTCGAGACACACAAGCGAAATCATTCGTTATCTATTGCACGTGCAGAAGTATTGTACGTTGGCAGAACTAAAGGATCTGGATAGATGAAATGAATCTCCAACACTCCGTTCAAAAGCTGTGACAACTGGGAAACGCTTGTCTCTAAGGGAAACAATCCCGCACTTTGAGCGGGAGATAAATGAGAAGCGAATGCGTCTTCTGTTGTCGTCGCTGTCGATTCTTGTCTTCGAATTCGCAAGGTTAACCATTTTGCATCAATGCTTCCTACACATGCGTGATATTGCCTAGCTGTAGTGGGATAACATGGACCATTGACCGAACGCATAACTAAAACTCTGATTTTGTCATTGCACACAATAGAATAACCAACATCCCTACAACAGCACCTTACACATGCCCCTCAAGCTCCTTCTCGGTCCAGTTCCAGAGTGCCTCCTCGAGAGCCTTGTCTCTCGACTGCTTGGAACCCTTGCCCGTAACACCAACGGGAAAGTAGAACTCGCCCGACCTGGCATCGGGACTGACAGCAGCCCACAACTGATTCTTCGTGCCGTTCCACACGCTGGTAGAAAACAACTTGAACACGAACATAAAAGGTTTCATGATAGGCCAACTGGCGACTACGCCATTGGTAAGGTTGGTGTTGACAACGCCAGGGTGCAGAGAAATGGATCGAATCTCAGGATGGCGACGAGACAGGGCGCGGGCATGGTGTATATTGGCCACCTTTGAAACGCCATAGCGGGTGACTGTCGAGGTAGAGGCCATGTCTGTCTTGAGCTTGTCGAATTTGTAGGTGTCAgtggcgggcgaggaggcctCTGCGGAGGAGGCGACATTGATAATGCGGACGTCCTGGGGCGGGCTACTAGCCGTAGCTGTCTTCTTCAGAGTTGGAAGAAGGAGCTTTGTGAGCAGCGCATGGCCGAGGTGATTGGTGCCGAACTGGATCTCATAGCCCTCCTTTGTGACGCCAGCCGGCGTAGCCATGATGCCTGCGTTGTTGACGAGTATATGAAGACTTTCCGAATGGGCGTGGAAGTCCTTGACAGCCTGTTTGATGCTGTCAAAGGACGTGAGGTCGAGGTTGATATAGGTGATGGGCGCCGCATTTGGCACGACCTTGCGTATCTCCTCAATGGCGGCTACTGACTTGGTCTCGGAACGAGCTGCAAGAAAAACATGTTTCGGGTTATGCTTGCTGAGCTGTAGAATGGTCTGCTTCCCCAGGCCGACGTTTCCTCCAGTCACGAGGATGACTTTGCCTGAAAGGTCGGGTATATCTCTGTCCGGGTTGAACGACATGTTTACGATTTTGAAAGATGAACTGCCACAGATAAGGCCAGAGTTCGAGTCCTGTAAGAGGTTTATATATGCGGATTGCTCTTTGTTCAAGGCGGAGTTGCGGACAACACAGCAGACCATCATGGCAACTCCGCAGCGGAGACTGAAGCATTCTGAAGCTGTGCTGTAAACCACCCATTCCAGGAGCCCTTCGGCATTGAT from Colletotrichum higginsianum IMI 349063 chromosome 3, whole genome shotgun sequence includes the following:
- a CDS encoding Pyrimidine 5'-nucleotidase, translating into MPARLPPRISRSLSSPIRPPGSFCSHNTKYFTSNRAPEPTRPALLLRPSFQYPPSRLYSSISSMDPIKPQANGVLTPKPVLFFDIDNCLYPRSSRVQDHMAQLIDEYFAKHLSLSWEDAVKLHKEYYTNYGLAIEGLVRHHQIDPLEYNSKVDDALPLEDILKPNPKLRQLLEDVDKSKCTMWLLTNAYVNHAKRVLKLLGIEDLFDGLTFCDYGQQPLVCKPAKEMYLRAMREAGVEKMEDCYFVDDSYLNCQKAQGYGWNVAHLVEEDLPVPQTPASAHQIRHLRELRDVFPQFFKSKNV
- a CDS encoding putative Glutathione s-transferase; this encodes MHALRRSLLQQWPRCSQLTFLPLVHSDLISTWPPLRQGRKKRLELLYPEPPTTHHHDLASFLSYAERTGLDTFSTVYVGTHYEYTVSLTLSQYGIQAVRVGGASDNGIDLLGTWGIPSRTKPIRVILQCKGGTQRIGPSLVRELEGSFIGAPVGWRGDGVIAFLVSEKTASKGVREALGRSRWPMGFVSCSRDGFVQQMLWNHRAEEEGLRGLGVTMRHAETGDDKSQIVLTYNGKRVGSVTKTDVSRL
- a CDS encoding Retinol dehydrogenase, producing MSFNPDRDIPDLSGKVILVTGGNVGLGKQTILQLSKHNPKHVFLAARSETKSVAAIEEIRKVVPNAAPITYINLDLTSFDSIKQAVKDFHAHSESLHILVNNAGIMATPAGVTKEGYEIQFGTNHLGHALLTKLLLPTLKKTATASSPPQDVRIINVASSAEASSPATDTYKFDKLKTDMASTSTVTRYGVSKVANIHHARALSRRHPEIRSISLHPGVVNTNLTNGVVASWPIMKPFMFVFKLFSTSVWNGTKNQLWAAVSPDARSGEFYFPVGVTGKGSKQSRDKALEEALWNWTEKELEGHV
- a CDS encoding RNA polymerase II transcription mediator, with protein sequence MLWTRHLAQQFVASFHFVHRRHDLELLGPNDKIREVKQDPEQKEVDPLPPDEFKDGLAELARDLIIKEQQIEVLISTLPGLDSSEADQERYIRELEDELKVAEAQRQDAIKEKDQILAKLDEVIRSIRRP